The Punica granatum isolate Tunisia-2019 chromosome 4, ASM765513v2, whole genome shotgun sequence genome has a window encoding:
- the LOC116204788 gene encoding pentatricopeptide repeat-containing protein At2g15820, chloroplastic: protein MLLLNGAPANFSLASAVAGSCLLQISTLTAFPALRSLPPFHPPSLHHCHHHFPLGRLAATYLSSTPRPRHLLPSLPAASPGTSVEHVPVKTEPDEDPGSGGDEELFDFDSKQLAPPPPLPNTELEVKELEELPEQWRRAKLAWLCKELPAHKSGTVVRVLNAQRKWLRQEDATYVVVHCLRIRENETGFKVYKWMMQQHWYRFDFALATKLADYLGKVGKFAKCREVFDHVIDQGRVPSESTFHILIVTYLSSSVKGCLEEACGIYNRMIQLGGYQPRLSLHNALFRALVSWPGPSSKHYLKQAEFIFHNLVTSGLEVHRDIYGGLVWLHSYQDSIERARIEELREEMREAGIEESKEVLLSVLRACSKEGDVEEAERTWVKLIRADISLPPMAYVYKMEVYAKVGEHMKSFEIFQEMKEYVNPPTIAAYHEIIEVLCKAQNVELAESLMAEFVQTGLKPLVPSYIDLMNMYFNLSLHDKLESTFNQCLEHCQPNCAVYGIYLDSLVKIGNLDRAQEIFNHVSTNGTIGVSKRSCNSILSGYLSSGDIRKAEKIYEFMCLKNYEVEASLMEKLDDLLSSRGKPVKRKPVSLKLSQEQREMLVGMLLGGLRIESDDLRKNHMIWFEFNENLRAHIVLKEHVHEQFHQFLHHSSNSDGYSDEIPYSFSTISLSRFGFFADQFWPEGKPAIPKLIHRWISPRVLAYWYMYGGHRTSSGGILLKLRGSRQGMTRIVKALKFVSLDCRVKRKGRVFWLGLLGDNSMRFWKLIEPYVLDGSHDFPEDREDMNFDSGSDADEGSDYRDNDS from the exons ATGCTACTCCTGAACGGAGCTCCGGCGAACTTCTCCCTCGCCTCCGCCGTGGCCGGCTCCTGTCTCCTCCAGATATCCACTCTCACCGCATTTCCCGCGCTTCGCTCTCTTCCCCCATTCCATCCGCCGTCCCTACACCACTGCCACCACCACTTCCCGCTCGGCCGCCTAGCGGCCACCTACCTGTCCTCCACACCCAGACCGCGCCACCTCCTGCCCTCGCTTCCTGCCGCGTCACCCGGGACTTCCGTCGAACATGTGCCGGTCAAGACCGAGCCGGACGAGGATCCCGGCTCCGGAGGGGACGAAGAACTTTTCGACTTCGATTCGAAGCAGCTCGCGCCGCCTCCCCCGCTGCCAAACACTGAGCTCGAGGTGAAGGAGCTGGAGGAGCTGCCGGAGCAGTGGCGGCGCGCGAAGCTGGCTTGGCTGTGCAAGGAGCTCCCCGCTCACAAGTCGGGGACGGTCGTGAGGGTTCTGAACGCCCAGAGGAAGTGGCTGAGGCAGGAGGATGCCACCTATGTGGTAGTCCACTGCTTGCGGATCCGCGAGAACGAAACCGGGTTTAAG GTATACAAATGGATGATGCAGCAGCACTGGTACAGATTCGATTTCGCTCTCGCTACCAAGCTCGCGGATTACCTGGGCAAGGTGGGTAAGTTTGCCAAGTGCCGTGAAGTATTCGATCACGTAATCGATCAGGGACGGGTACCCAGTGAATCTACATTTCACATTCTCATCGTTACGTATCTGAGTTCATCGGTAAAAGGCTGTCTGGAGGAAGCTTGTGGCATTTACAACCGCATGATCCAGTTGGGAGGGTACCAGCCTCGCCTAAGCTTGCACAACGCTCTCTTTCGAGCTCTGGTGAGTTGGCCGGGGCCATCTTCGAAGCATTATCTCAAGCAGGCTGAGTTCATATTCCACAACCTGGTGACTTCCGGGCTGGAGGTCCATAGAGATATATACGGGGGCCTTGTGTGGCTTCACAGCTATCAGGACTCCATTGAAAGAGCGAGGATAGAAGAGCTTAGGGAGGAGATGCGGGAAGCTGGAATCGAGGAGAGTAAAGAAGTGCTCTTGTCTGTTCTCAGAGCTTGCTCCAAGGAAGGTGATGTGGAAGAAGCTGAGAGAACGTGGGTTAAACTCATTCGAGCTGATATCTCGCTGCCTCCAATGGCTTATGTCTATAAGATGGAGGTCTATGCAAAGGTCGGAGAACACATGAAATCGTTCGAAATTTTCCAAGAGATGAAGGAGTACGTCAATCCTCCCACCATTGCAGCATATCATGAAATTATAGAGGTGCTCTGTAAAGCCCAAAATGTGGAACTTGCTGAATCTTTGATGGCGGAGTTCGTACAAACCGGTCTAAAGCCCCTTGTGCCCTCTTATATTGACCTGATGAATATGTACTTCAATTTGAGCTTGCATGATAAGTTAGAGTCGACCTTCAACCAGTGCCTTGAGCATTGCCAGCCCAATTGTGCTGTTTATGGTATATACTTGGATTCTTTGGTGAAAATCGGTAATCTTGACAGAGCACAGGAGATCTTCAATCATGTGAGTACTAATGGAACCATTGGTGTCAGTAAACGCTCGTGCAATTCCATTTTGAGTGGCTACTTGTCTTCTGGAGACATTcggaaagcagaaaagatTTATGAGTTCATGTGCCTAAAGAACTATGAAGTCGAAGCCTCGTTGATGGAAAAGCTTGATGATCTCCTGAGCTCACGTGGGAAACCTGTGAAGAGGAAGCCCGTGAGTCTCAAGTTAAGCCAGGAGCAGCGAGAAATGTTAGTGGGTATGCTGCTAGGTGGCCTACGAATCGAGTCAGATGACCTGAGGAAGAACCACATGATCTGGTTCGAGTTCAACGAGAATTTGCGCGCACATATAGTTTTGAAGGAGCATGTTCATGAACAGTTCCATCAGTTCTTGCATCATTCTTCGAACTCTGATGGTTACAGTGATGAGATTCCCTATAGTTTTTCTACCATATCGCTCTCAAGGTTCGGTTTCTTTGCCGACCAGTTTTGGCCTGAAGGGAAGCCCGCAATCCCAAAACTTATCCATCGGTGGATTTCGCCTCGAGTCCTTGCCTACTGGTACATGTACGGAGGTCATAGGACTAGTTCAGGAGGCATATTGCTGAAGCTGAGAGGGAGTCGACAAGGTATGACGAGGATTGTGAAGGCTCTGAAGTTTGTATCTCTTGATTGCAGGGTGAAGAGAAAAGGGAGAGTATTCTGGCTTGGTCTTCTCGGTGACAATTCGATGCGGTTTTGGAAACTGATAGAGCCCTATGTACTAGACGGCTCACATGATTTTCCGGAAGACAGAGAAGACATGAATTTTGATAGTGGATCTGATGCAGATGAGGGTTCTGATTACAGAGACAATGATAGCTAA